The following proteins are co-located in the Streptosporangium brasiliense genome:
- a CDS encoding maleylpyruvate isomerase family mycothiol-dependent enzyme: MTSPLKDPLAGLDPFDIFDTEAARLDRHFSRLDDEGWERPSRCAGWSVRDVLGHLAGEELYNHACLDGDVQGFTAMLGREGVTGGFNGFNDWCVQRSRGMPVEEVLEEWRRANGETRGRMRALGRDAELQTLAGPYPVGLQTFHYDSEYATHADDVGAPVPDDEAGERARWRAEVAAAVLAEQGSQAQVELTAERIWVHAAGATAQLSAPEFVEATVGRLPDGHPLDRRLRAALRCLA, from the coding sequence ATGACCTCACCACTGAAGGACCCGCTGGCGGGTCTCGACCCCTTTGACATCTTCGACACCGAGGCGGCCCGCCTGGACCGCCACTTCTCCCGGCTCGACGACGAGGGCTGGGAGCGCCCCTCGCGGTGCGCGGGCTGGTCGGTCCGCGACGTCCTGGGCCATCTGGCCGGCGAGGAGCTGTACAACCACGCCTGCCTGGACGGCGACGTCCAGGGCTTCACCGCGATGCTCGGACGCGAGGGCGTCACCGGCGGCTTCAACGGCTTCAACGACTGGTGCGTACAGCGCAGCCGCGGCATGCCCGTGGAGGAGGTGCTGGAGGAGTGGCGGCGGGCGAACGGCGAGACGCGCGGGCGCATGCGCGCGCTCGGCCGCGACGCGGAGCTGCAGACCCTGGCCGGCCCGTATCCGGTGGGCCTGCAGACCTTCCACTACGACTCCGAGTACGCCACCCACGCCGACGACGTGGGCGCTCCCGTGCCGGACGACGAGGCCGGCGAGCGGGCCCGGTGGCGGGCCGAGGTGGCCGCCGCCGTGCTGGCGGAGCAGGGATCGCAGGCGCAGGTCGAGCTGACCGCCGAGCGGATCTGGGTGCACGCCGCCGGCGCGACCGCGCAGCTGTCCGCCCCCGAGTTCGTCGAGGCGACGGTGGGCCGGCTGCCGGACGGCCACCCGCTCGACCGCAGGCTCAGGGCGGCCCTGCGCTGCCTGGCCTGA
- a CDS encoding DUF6766 family protein: protein MKRFVKENSLSLFFLITFLLALLGQSFAGNAAANDQRLSEGAEPISWLHYVTSSDFAVDVAENWQSEYLQFLLFILATVWLVQRGSPESKKPGDEGGGSDAEQKTGRHAEPGSPQWARATGLRQTLYGNSLGALMGVIFVLSWLGQSVAGRASYNEQQLAQLQDPLSWGGYVTSGDFWDRTLQNWQSELLAVLSMVVFSIYLRQRGSPESKPVGAPHRETDVEG, encoded by the coding sequence ATGAAACGATTCGTCAAGGAGAACAGCCTCAGCCTGTTCTTCCTGATCACCTTCCTGCTGGCGCTGCTCGGCCAGTCCTTCGCGGGGAACGCCGCCGCCAACGACCAGCGGCTCAGCGAGGGGGCCGAGCCGATCTCCTGGCTGCACTACGTCACCTCCTCCGACTTCGCCGTCGACGTCGCGGAGAACTGGCAGTCGGAGTATCTGCAGTTCCTGCTGTTCATCCTCGCCACGGTCTGGCTGGTGCAGCGGGGCTCCCCGGAGTCGAAGAAGCCCGGCGATGAAGGCGGGGGGAGCGACGCCGAGCAGAAGACCGGACGGCACGCCGAGCCCGGCAGCCCGCAGTGGGCCAGGGCGACCGGGCTCCGGCAGACGCTGTACGGCAACTCCCTCGGCGCGCTGATGGGCGTGATCTTCGTGCTGTCGTGGCTGGGCCAGTCGGTGGCCGGCCGGGCGAGTTACAACGAGCAGCAGCTCGCCCAGTTGCAGGACCCCCTGAGCTGGGGCGGCTACGTCACCTCGGGCGACTTCTGGGACCGCACCCTGCAGAACTGGCAGTCGGAGCTGCTGGCCGTGCTGTCGATGGTCGTCTTCTCCATCTACCTGCGCCAGCGCGGATCGCCCGAGTCCAAACCCGTCGGCGCTCCGCACCGGGAGACCGACGTCGAGGGCTGA
- a CDS encoding phosphatase PAP2 family protein, translated as MSDQIEDVPDVSAELYREITEFAQSTPPWFQTLAEIGTEAVLLLFAALFLAAWWRARSQDTRTMTLALLAPVATVAAYVISELSKGLMEEDRPCRVLRGVSAIAECPPYGDWSFPSNHATLVAAAAAAMTVAWRRTAPYVLVLAVLGAFSRVFVGVHYPHDVIAGSLLGAVVAPPLMLALTPLLTPLVARLRAGGPLRPALTAAAAADRAGHARRG; from the coding sequence GTGAGCGATCAGATCGAGGACGTGCCCGACGTCAGCGCCGAGCTGTACCGCGAGATAACCGAGTTCGCGCAGAGCACCCCGCCCTGGTTCCAGACGCTGGCCGAGATCGGCACGGAGGCCGTGCTGCTGCTGTTCGCGGCGCTCTTCCTCGCCGCCTGGTGGCGGGCCCGGAGCCAGGACACCCGGACGATGACGCTGGCCCTGCTCGCCCCCGTCGCGACGGTGGCGGCCTACGTGATCAGCGAACTCTCCAAGGGCCTGATGGAGGAGGACCGGCCCTGCCGGGTCCTGCGCGGCGTCTCCGCCATCGCCGAGTGTCCTCCGTACGGGGACTGGTCCTTCCCCAGCAACCACGCGACGCTCGTCGCCGCCGCGGCGGCCGCCATGACCGTCGCCTGGCGGCGGACCGCCCCCTACGTGCTGGTCCTCGCCGTGCTGGGGGCCTTCTCCCGGGTCTTCGTCGGCGTGCACTACCCGCACGACGTCATCGCGGGCTCCCTGCTCGGCGCGGTGGTGGCGCCGCCGCTGATGCTGGCCCTGACACCCCTGCTCACCCCGCTCGTGGCGCGCCTGCGTGCGGGAGGCCCGCTGCGTCCGGCGCTCACCGCGGCGGCGGCCGCGGACCGCGCCGGGCACGCCCGGAGGGGCTAG
- a CDS encoding tetratricopeptide repeat protein → MRETSMNPAEDGVHAGRADGGWETDYEQLAGLNHLLGLQREEGDREAALGTARRALERARRLPPLHRLAVAEALQELREELTASELWDEARQVAVETVRAYAGLGQDGLDLRFRHALALDGMAGIDLRLGEPASALEAVLTSTGMYRALAGADPAGYRPELLRSLHNLRHVHRELGRLGDAAGAMRQAVALCREARDGDSGWTPELARALDRLGWDLEESGQHGAAVSALEESAALYGECPGSEESRADVQERLGVVLTAMGRSAEAVEAAAAATALLREIGDPARLATALHNLGISLRGAGRAAEAAEAVRESVELLQRLYDADPGWAAGLAATLGFLSLLREECGQFEQAATSGERAVSLLERLRSDGDGDGDHGHDLAQALHNLGRHHERLGRPDRAAACLERALTLYGELAWRAPDRSRSGLADAWVAQSVYLALLGRPEEAVAAAQLAADLYGGASPAETDHLATAAGHPAGTAGRQAGTAEHLATAVEHPAGTAGRRAGMAEALSHLGARAADAGHHGRAVRATARAVDLYEDLASLDPGSYLDKLADELDSLAVRHCDQEDHEKALPLLERAASIWDDLGHGAKLAVTLRRQLLVLSCLRRDTETVTDRLLAAADDPVDAFTALGEQLVGARQPEAALEHLIRAVTLWEIMSMRQPDASASPCARALCLMATCLDDLLRPDEAVVVQAKAVDLLTAAVENEPEQLPLLSWALGELAGYLRQAGRAGEALDHRRRAVEIDRGLAIREPALHRRSFAGSLTELGQLLEDLGSHAEAEEVLTRARLLSATLPDAGQVP, encoded by the coding sequence GTGAGGGAGACATCGATGAACCCGGCCGAGGACGGGGTCCACGCGGGGCGGGCCGACGGCGGCTGGGAGACGGACTACGAACAGCTCGCCGGCCTCAACCACCTGCTCGGCCTGCAGCGGGAGGAGGGCGACCGCGAGGCCGCCCTCGGCACCGCGAGGCGGGCGCTGGAGCGGGCCCGCCGGCTGCCGCCCCTGCACCGCCTCGCCGTGGCCGAGGCCCTGCAGGAGCTCCGGGAGGAGCTGACCGCGAGCGAGCTGTGGGACGAGGCGAGGCAGGTGGCCGTCGAGACCGTCCGGGCGTACGCCGGGCTCGGCCAGGACGGCCTGGACCTGCGTTTCCGGCACGCCCTGGCCCTGGACGGCATGGCCGGGATCGACCTGCGGCTGGGCGAGCCCGCGAGCGCGCTGGAGGCCGTCCTGACCTCCACCGGGATGTACCGGGCGCTCGCGGGCGCCGACCCGGCCGGCTACCGCCCGGAGCTGCTGCGCTCGCTGCACAACCTGCGGCACGTCCACCGTGAGCTCGGCCGGCTCGGCGACGCCGCCGGTGCGATGCGCCAGGCCGTCGCCCTGTGCCGGGAGGCCCGCGACGGTGACTCCGGCTGGACCCCGGAGCTGGCCCGCGCCCTCGACCGCCTCGGCTGGGACCTCGAGGAGAGCGGGCAGCACGGGGCCGCGGTCTCCGCGCTGGAGGAGTCCGCGGCGCTCTACGGCGAGTGCCCGGGCAGCGAGGAGTCCCGGGCCGACGTCCAGGAACGGCTGGGCGTCGTCCTGACCGCGATGGGCCGGAGCGCGGAGGCGGTCGAGGCCGCCGCCGCGGCCACCGCGCTGCTGCGGGAGATCGGCGACCCCGCGCGGCTGGCGACCGCCCTGCACAACCTCGGCATCAGCCTCCGGGGCGCCGGCCGGGCCGCGGAGGCGGCGGAGGCGGTGCGCGAGTCGGTGGAGCTCCTCCAGCGCCTCTACGACGCCGACCCCGGCTGGGCGGCCGGGCTGGCCGCCACCCTGGGCTTCCTGAGCCTCCTGCGGGAGGAGTGCGGGCAGTTCGAGCAGGCGGCCACCTCGGGTGAGCGTGCCGTGAGCCTGCTGGAGCGCCTGCGTTCCGACGGCGACGGTGACGGCGACCACGGCCACGACCTCGCCCAGGCGCTGCACAACCTGGGCCGCCACCACGAGCGGCTGGGGCGGCCGGATCGGGCGGCCGCCTGCCTGGAGCGGGCTCTCACCCTGTACGGGGAGCTGGCCTGGCGCGCCCCGGACCGCTCCCGATCCGGCCTGGCCGACGCGTGGGTCGCGCAGAGCGTCTACCTGGCCCTGCTCGGCCGCCCCGAGGAGGCGGTGGCCGCGGCGCAGCTGGCGGCCGACCTGTACGGCGGGGCCTCCCCCGCCGAGACGGACCACCTGGCGACGGCGGCCGGGCACCCGGCGGGAACGGCCGGCCGGCAGGCGGGGACGGCGGAGCACTTGGCGACGGCGGTCGAGCACCCGGCGGGGACGGCCGGCCGGCGGGCGGGAATGGCGGAGGCCCTGTCCCACCTGGGCGCCCGGGCGGCGGACGCCGGGCACCACGGGCGCGCCGTCCGGGCGACGGCCCGGGCCGTGGACCTCTACGAGGACCTCGCGTCCCTCGACCCGGGCTCATACCTGGACAAGCTCGCCGACGAGCTTGACAGCCTCGCCGTACGGCACTGCGACCAGGAGGACCACGAGAAGGCTCTGCCCCTGCTCGAACGGGCGGCCTCCATCTGGGACGACCTCGGCCACGGCGCCAAGCTCGCGGTGACGCTGCGCAGGCAGCTTCTCGTCCTGAGCTGCCTGCGCCGTGACACCGAGACGGTGACCGACAGGTTGCTCGCGGCGGCGGACGACCCGGTCGACGCCTTCACCGCCCTCGGCGAGCAGCTGGTCGGCGCCCGGCAGCCGGAGGCGGCCCTGGAGCACCTGATCCGGGCGGTCACGCTGTGGGAGATCATGTCGATGCGGCAGCCGGACGCCTCGGCGTCCCCCTGCGCCCGCGCGCTCTGCCTCATGGCCACCTGCCTGGACGATCTGCTCCGCCCGGACGAGGCCGTCGTGGTCCAGGCGAAGGCTGTGGATCTCCTCACCGCCGCCGTCGAGAACGAGCCCGAGCAGCTGCCCCTGCTCTCATGGGCGCTCGGCGAGCTGGCCGGCTACCTGCGTCAGGCGGGCCGCGCCGGCGAGGCGCTCGACCACCGCCGCCGCGCCGTCGAGATCGACCGCGGGCTCGCCATCCGGGAGCCGGCCCTGCACCGCCGCTCCTTCGCCGGCTCGCTGACCGAACTCGGTCAGCTCCTGGAGGATCTCGGCAGCCACGCGGAGGCGGAGGAGGTGCTGACCCGGGCGCGCCTGCTCAGCGCCACCCTGCCGGATGCCGGGCAGGTCCCCTGA
- a CDS encoding AIM24 family protein: protein MRSSFFGNLDQGQVPGHFALQNSKMLRVQLNGEVLARQGSMVAFQGQMDFDYEGSGGVGRFLKKMVTGEGAPLMRVRGQGALFVANNADDVHLFYLENEAITVNGTNLLAFDPQLAWDIQRLQGAGIATGGLFNTTVQGTGWVAVTAHGAPVLLDTSYAPTFADSQSAVCWSAGLRVGVNRTLKAGALIGRGSGEAAQLAFQGQGFVLVQASEGPIVPQSNG from the coding sequence GTGCGTAGCTCGTTCTTCGGAAACCTGGACCAGGGCCAGGTCCCCGGCCACTTCGCCCTGCAGAACTCCAAGATGCTGCGGGTGCAGCTCAACGGGGAGGTGCTGGCGCGGCAGGGGTCGATGGTCGCCTTCCAGGGGCAGATGGACTTCGATTACGAGGGGTCCGGCGGGGTCGGGCGGTTCCTGAAGAAGATGGTCACCGGTGAGGGCGCGCCGCTGATGCGGGTCCGCGGGCAGGGCGCGCTCTTCGTGGCCAACAACGCCGACGACGTGCACCTGTTCTATCTGGAGAACGAGGCCATCACCGTCAACGGGACCAACCTGCTGGCCTTCGACCCGCAGCTCGCCTGGGACATCCAGCGGCTGCAGGGCGCCGGCATCGCCACCGGCGGCCTGTTCAACACCACGGTCCAGGGCACCGGCTGGGTGGCGGTCACCGCGCACGGCGCGCCGGTGCTGCTCGACACCTCCTACGCGCCGACCTTCGCCGACAGCCAGTCCGCGGTCTGCTGGAGCGCCGGGCTGCGGGTGGGCGTCAACCGCACCCTCAAGGCGGGGGCGCTCATCGGGCGGGGGAGCGGCGAGGCCGCGCAGCTCGCCTTCCAGGGGCAGGGCTTCGTCCTGGTCCAGGCCAGCGAGGGCCCGATCGTCCCGCAGTCCAACGGCTGA
- a CDS encoding response regulator transcription factor: MIRVVLADDETVIRAGVRMILSADPEIEVVAEAGDGRALVELVRAHRPDVALVDIRMPELDGLAATAEIRRAVPGTAVLIMTTFGKDSYIARALADGAAGFLLKTGDPREFLLGVRAAAEGGAYLSPKVAARVIGELAGGRMARADAARERIEVLTRREREVLGLVGAGMSNAEIAQRLHLVEGSVKTYVSTILGRLGVRNRVQAAVIAHEADLVERG; encoded by the coding sequence TTGATCCGAGTGGTGCTGGCCGACGACGAGACCGTGATCCGCGCGGGGGTGCGGATGATCCTGTCGGCCGACCCCGAGATCGAGGTGGTCGCCGAGGCCGGGGACGGGCGGGCGCTGGTCGAGCTGGTCCGCGCCCACCGGCCGGACGTCGCCCTGGTCGACATCCGCATGCCGGAGCTCGACGGGCTGGCCGCGACCGCCGAGATCCGCCGGGCGGTGCCCGGGACGGCGGTCCTGATCATGACCACCTTCGGCAAGGACTCCTACATCGCGCGGGCGCTCGCCGACGGCGCCGCGGGGTTCCTGCTCAAGACCGGAGACCCCCGGGAGTTCCTGCTGGGGGTGCGGGCGGCGGCCGAGGGCGGCGCCTACCTGTCGCCCAAGGTGGCCGCCCGGGTGATCGGCGAGCTGGCCGGCGGGCGCATGGCGCGCGCGGACGCCGCCCGCGAGCGGATCGAGGTCCTCACCAGGCGTGAGCGCGAGGTCCTGGGCCTGGTCGGCGCGGGCATGTCCAACGCGGAGATCGCCCAGCGCCTGCACCTGGTCGAGGGCAGCGTGAAGACCTACGTCAGCACGATCCTGGGCCGGCTCGGCGTGCGCAACCGGGTACAGGCCGCCGTCATCGCCCACGAGGCCGATCTGGTCGAGCGCGGCTAG
- a CDS encoding serine/threonine-protein kinase yields MGDWERPPAMLAGRYRLEELIGRGETGEVWRGHDLRPGWPVAVKILSPRVADISMRERFAREARTAARVVHPNVVTVFDVGEHEGRPFLVMELLTGRDLATELAENGPLSVPAMCRLAGQAALGLDAAHRAGVVHRDVTPANLHQSADGVLKVVDFGTARVATEAAVRLTSGKSGIGTAAYLSPEQVLGGAGNAASDLYALGCVCYELLCGRPPFTGPATELAAQHVHNRPDPPSRYRPDVPAELERLVLALLEKDPAARPASGEVVRRVLADVARHATPRVHDTAAHRVHESAVSRGSGVEASRAHDTVRPRGHEAAPLRAPGAEAPRTHETAVFPVPDLGPAAEPGAPGEPRAAGPVPGRLRRWHAGAALGVVAVLVAGALWTSAPSDPVSSVTTVAVPSGTPSAPRSPSPTASRSAAPSPAPSRTRPSPRSAAEEWRARLLAFGRAVTDQERRGGIDPKLARKVREKIAKIARKIQEGKNGDVRDELRELGRDLVKARREGRLASEGPLIAFLRESGVDLTSRGRHSDDDDD; encoded by the coding sequence GTGGGTGATTGGGAACGGCCGCCGGCCATGCTCGCCGGCCGGTACCGGCTGGAGGAGCTGATCGGCCGGGGCGAGACGGGCGAGGTGTGGCGCGGTCATGATCTGCGGCCGGGCTGGCCGGTGGCGGTCAAGATCCTGTCGCCGCGGGTGGCCGACATCTCGATGCGCGAGCGGTTCGCCCGGGAGGCGCGGACCGCCGCCCGGGTCGTCCACCCCAACGTGGTGACGGTGTTCGACGTGGGCGAGCACGAGGGCCGGCCGTTCCTGGTGATGGAGCTGCTGACCGGCCGCGATCTCGCCACCGAGCTGGCCGAGAACGGGCCGCTGAGCGTCCCGGCGATGTGCCGCCTGGCGGGGCAGGCGGCGCTCGGGCTGGACGCCGCGCACCGGGCCGGAGTCGTGCACCGCGATGTCACGCCGGCCAACCTGCACCAGAGCGCGGACGGCGTGCTCAAGGTGGTCGACTTCGGGACGGCCCGGGTCGCGACCGAGGCCGCGGTACGGCTGACCTCAGGGAAGAGCGGCATCGGCACGGCCGCCTACCTGTCGCCCGAGCAGGTTCTCGGCGGGGCGGGGAACGCGGCCTCCGACCTCTACGCGCTCGGCTGCGTCTGTTACGAGCTGCTGTGCGGGCGTCCCCCGTTCACCGGGCCGGCGACGGAGCTGGCCGCCCAGCACGTCCACAACCGCCCGGACCCGCCCAGCCGGTACCGCCCGGACGTCCCGGCGGAGCTGGAGAGGCTGGTGCTGGCCCTGCTGGAGAAGGACCCGGCCGCCCGGCCCGCCAGCGGCGAGGTCGTCCGCCGGGTGCTGGCCGACGTCGCACGCCACGCGACGCCACGCGTCCATGACACCGCGGCGCACCGTGTCCATGAGAGCGCGGTGTCCCGGGGCTCCGGCGTCGAGGCGTCCCGGGCCCACGACACGGTGAGGCCCCGGGGCCATGAGGCCGCGCCGCTCCGGGCTCCCGGTGCCGAGGCGCCCCGGACCCACGAGACCGCGGTGTTCCCCGTACCGGACCTCGGCCCGGCGGCGGAGCCCGGCGCTCCGGGGGAGCCTCGGGCGGCGGGACCCGTGCCGGGCCGCCTGCGGAGGTGGCACGCGGGGGCCGCGCTGGGCGTGGTCGCCGTGCTCGTGGCCGGGGCCCTGTGGACGTCGGCCCCGTCGGATCCGGTGAGCTCGGTCACCACCGTCGCGGTCCCGTCCGGAACGCCGTCCGCGCCGCGGTCACCGTCGCCGACCGCCTCGCGGAGCGCGGCCCCGTCCCCGGCCCCCAGCCGGACCCGGCCGTCGCCGCGATCGGCGGCGGAGGAGTGGCGGGCGCGGCTGCTGGCCTTCGGCCGTGCCGTCACCGACCAGGAACGGCGCGGAGGCATCGACCCCAAACTGGCCCGCAAGGTCCGGGAGAAGATCGCCAAGATCGCCCGGAAGATCCAGGAGGGCAAGAACGGGGATGTCCGCGACGAGCTGCGTGAGCTCGGCCGTGACCTGGTCAAGGCGCGGCGGGAGGGCAGGCTCGCCTCCGAAGGGCCGCTCATCGCCTTCCTGCGCGAGTCCGGGGTCGACCTCACCTCGCGCGGCCGCCACTCCGACGATGACGACGACTGA
- a CDS encoding glycerol-3-phosphate dehydrogenase/oxidase produces MGSAALGPQYRATALREMSENHYDVLVVGGGVVGAGAALDAVSRGLSVALVEARDWAAGSSSRSSKLIHGGLRYLEQLDFRLVREALKERHLLLTRLAPHLVHPVPFLFPLTHRIWERFYIGAGMTLYDLLGGLRPAVPRHRNLSRRRALEEAPGLSPDALVGALRYHDAQTDDARMTLTLVRTAARYGATVVSRARATGLLREGARVTGARVADLESGQEVTVRARQVISATGVWTDETFVMAGVRGSHTVRPSKGVHLVVPRDRIGLRSAMILRTEKSVLFVLPWGRHWIIGTTDTQWDLDKDRPVASRADIDYLLDHVNAVLRRPLTHDDVEGVYAGLRPLLAGDSADTAKLSREHLVTAPLPGLVVVVGGKYTTYRVMAKDAVDMAARELGTAVPESVTHRVPLLGAAGYEALWNGRHGLAGRSRLSVASVERLLRRYGSEVEELLDLVAADPALGRPLHGAPGYLRAEAVYAASHEQALHLEDVLTRRTHVFMEERDRGLAAAAEVAALIAPVLGWDDDTVRRETERYRLHVQAELAAERRPDDVAAAEALRAVPEPSV; encoded by the coding sequence GTGGGATCTGCAGCATTGGGACCGCAGTACCGGGCGACGGCGCTGCGGGAGATGAGCGAGAACCACTACGACGTGCTGGTCGTCGGCGGTGGAGTCGTCGGCGCGGGGGCCGCGCTCGACGCGGTGTCCCGCGGTCTGTCGGTCGCGCTGGTCGAGGCCCGTGACTGGGCGGCCGGCAGTTCGAGCCGGTCCAGCAAGCTGATCCACGGCGGCCTGCGCTACCTCGAGCAGCTCGACTTCCGGCTCGTCCGGGAGGCGCTCAAGGAGCGCCACCTGCTGCTGACCCGGCTGGCGCCCCATCTCGTCCACCCCGTCCCGTTCCTCTTCCCGCTCACCCACCGGATCTGGGAGCGCTTCTACATCGGCGCGGGCATGACCCTGTACGACCTCCTGGGCGGGCTGCGGCCGGCCGTCCCGCGTCACCGGAACCTGAGCCGCCGCCGTGCCCTTGAGGAGGCTCCCGGGCTGAGCCCCGACGCCCTCGTCGGAGCCCTCCGGTATCACGACGCGCAGACCGACGACGCGCGCATGACGCTGACGCTGGTGCGGACGGCCGCGCGCTACGGCGCCACCGTCGTGAGCAGGGCACGCGCGACCGGCCTGCTCCGCGAGGGCGCCCGGGTCACGGGAGCGCGCGTGGCGGACCTCGAAAGCGGCCAGGAGGTCACCGTCCGCGCGCGTCAGGTGATCAGCGCCACCGGGGTCTGGACGGACGAGACCTTCGTGATGGCGGGCGTCCGGGGGAGCCACACCGTGAGGCCGTCGAAGGGCGTGCACCTCGTCGTGCCGCGTGACCGGATCGGGCTCCGCAGCGCCATGATCCTGCGGACCGAGAAGAGCGTGCTCTTCGTGCTCCCGTGGGGACGGCACTGGATCATCGGGACCACCGACACGCAGTGGGACCTCGACAAGGACCGCCCGGTGGCCAGCCGCGCCGACATCGACTACCTGCTCGACCACGTCAACGCGGTGCTGCGCCGGCCGCTGACCCACGACGACGTCGAAGGCGTCTACGCCGGGCTCCGCCCGCTGCTCGCCGGCGACTCGGCGGACACCGCGAAGCTCTCGCGCGAGCACCTGGTCACGGCCCCCCTCCCGGGCCTGGTGGTCGTCGTCGGCGGCAAGTACACCACCTACCGCGTGATGGCCAAGGACGCCGTCGACATGGCCGCGCGAGAGCTCGGCACCGCCGTACCGGAGTCGGTCACCCACCGGGTCCCGCTCCTCGGGGCGGCCGGGTACGAGGCGCTGTGGAACGGGCGGCACGGCCTGGCCGGGCGCTCGCGGCTGAGCGTCGCCTCGGTGGAACGGCTCCTGCGCCGCTACGGGTCGGAGGTCGAGGAACTGCTGGACCTGGTCGCCGCCGACCCCGCGCTGGGGCGGCCGCTCCACGGGGCGCCGGGCTACCTGAGGGCCGAGGCCGTCTACGCGGCCTCGCACGAGCAGGCGCTGCACCTGGAGGACGTGCTGACCCGCCGTACCCACGTCTTCATGGAGGAGCGGGACCGTGGCCTCGCCGCCGCGGCCGAGGTGGCCGCCCTCATCGCCCCGGTCCTCGGCTGGGACGACGACACGGTGCGGCGCGAGACGGAGCGGTACCGGCTGCACGTCCAGGCGGAGCTCGCCGCCGAGCGGCGGCCGGACGACGTGGCGGCGGCGGAGGCCCTGCGCGCCGTCCCGGAACCGTCCGTCTGA
- a CDS encoding sensor histidine kinase produces MRKSAADRISRYHVLTETLLWAAVCLPVLWAGGTSAEDAYAWWEVTAGLVLMGAAVALGRPFPPASMLLTAALWEISLLSRGETAVGVVPFFPAMVVMSYLAGVRTARTRPGLLGLAGTAAVTAVLASVLTGGSAVGFVAVVGVALFGAVPWLTGRGRHQHLELARSGWERAEQLERAQRIVAEQARLRERTRIAGDMHDLLGHELSLIALRIGGLEVAPDLDARHRDAAGEARRAVTAASERLQEIIEVLRDDTAPAAPDLPGESVAELVRRAAASGVPVEAHGVREDGWPTPMVERAVYRVVQEALTNAVKHAAGAPVTVRLDHLAGETVVTVTNGAPPAGPVPGRGGDQGREGLIAGGGHGLIGLAERVRLCGGSLRAGRCGDGFEVTARLPHVPGPAGESRIPSPSAVRLQQARRRVRRARTLAIGAAVATCAGAAVGVGGFMTYDTVTSALPPADFDRLWVGQNRSEVEAVLPARTRADAVGRPGPPVPDGAECLHYGAHRNPFGGDRGELYRLCFKDGRLAGKDFLPAAPARRATTRQEGRH; encoded by the coding sequence ATGAGGAAGTCGGCGGCTGACCGGATCAGCCGGTATCACGTGCTCACGGAGACCCTGCTGTGGGCGGCTGTGTGCCTGCCCGTGCTGTGGGCGGGAGGCACCTCCGCCGAGGACGCCTACGCCTGGTGGGAGGTGACGGCGGGGCTGGTCCTCATGGGCGCGGCGGTGGCGCTCGGCCGGCCCTTCCCACCGGCGTCGATGCTCCTCACCGCGGCGCTGTGGGAGATCTCACTGCTGTCCCGCGGCGAAACGGCGGTGGGCGTCGTCCCCTTCTTCCCGGCGATGGTCGTCATGAGCTATCTGGCGGGCGTACGGACGGCACGGACGCGGCCCGGACTGCTCGGGCTGGCCGGGACGGCCGCCGTGACGGCGGTCCTCGCGTCCGTCCTGACCGGCGGCTCCGCGGTCGGGTTCGTCGCGGTCGTGGGGGTCGCCCTGTTCGGGGCCGTCCCCTGGCTGACCGGGCGGGGCAGGCACCAGCATCTGGAGCTGGCCCGCTCGGGCTGGGAACGCGCCGAGCAGCTGGAGCGCGCCCAGCGGATCGTGGCCGAACAGGCCCGGCTGCGCGAGCGCACGCGCATCGCCGGGGACATGCACGACCTGCTCGGGCACGAGCTGAGCCTGATCGCGCTGCGGATCGGCGGGCTCGAAGTCGCGCCGGACCTCGACGCCCGCCATCGCGACGCGGCCGGCGAGGCCCGCAGGGCGGTCACCGCCGCCTCCGAGCGCCTCCAGGAGATCATCGAGGTGCTCCGCGACGACACCGCCCCGGCCGCGCCGGACCTGCCCGGGGAGAGCGTCGCGGAGCTGGTGCGGCGGGCCGCCGCCTCCGGCGTCCCGGTCGAGGCGCACGGCGTGCGGGAGGACGGGTGGCCCACCCCGATGGTGGAGCGCGCCGTCTACCGCGTGGTGCAGGAGGCGCTGACGAACGCGGTCAAGCACGCCGCGGGGGCACCGGTGACGGTCAGGCTCGACCATCTGGCGGGCGAGACCGTGGTGACCGTGACCAACGGCGCGCCGCCCGCGGGCCCGGTGCCCGGCCGCGGGGGTGACCAGGGCCGGGAGGGCCTGATCGCGGGAGGGGGCCACGGGCTGATCGGCCTGGCCGAGCGGGTCCGCCTGTGCGGCGGGTCCCTCCGGGCGGGCCGGTGCGGCGACGGTTTCGAGGTGACGGCACGGCTGCCGCACGTGCCGGGCCCGGCCGGGGAGAGCCGGATCCCGTCGCCGTCCGCCGTCCGCCTGCAGCAGGCGCGGCGGCGGGTGCGCCGCGCCCGCACCCTGGCGATCGGTGCGGCCGTGGCGACCTGCGCGGGCGCGGCGGTGGGCGTGGGCGGGTTCATGACTTACGACACCGTCACCTCCGCCCTGCCTCCCGCCGACTTCGACCGGCTGTGGGTGGGGCAGAATCGGAGCGAGGTGGAGGCGGTGCTGCCGGCCCGGACCCGGGCCGACGCCGTGGGGCGGCCGGGACCACCGGTGCCCGACGGGGCCGAGTGCCTCCACTACGGCGCGCACCGCAACCCGTTCGGCGGGGACCGGGGGGAGCTCTACCGGCTGTGCTTCAAGGACGGCCGGCTGGCGGGCAAGGACTTCCTGCCCGCCGCCCCGGCCCGGCGGGCGACCACCCGGCAGGAGGGAAGACATTGA